One Lytechinus pictus isolate F3 Inbred chromosome 11, Lp3.0, whole genome shotgun sequence genomic window, aattccacacatttgtACTTGTATTCCTTTTATTCTACATTGTGTATTGATTGCCTGTCAATGAAAGTGCTCTGTCTTCTATGCAAACATGacataaacaaatgaatacaaTGGATCTACTTCCAACAGAGGTAGGTGACTGTTTCAGAAGCCCCGAAGGCTTGCAGCTTCAAAGACACAAGAATAAAGTTTGGTTTATACACTTACTGATAGCACAGCAGGTGTAAGGAAACACCAGTTGAGCTTCCACCAATTGAAGAAGACGTTGTCGACGATCCTGTCGCCCAGCATGGACCTGATGTCATTGGTGAAGTTCTTGACACCGTACACCCAGCCAAGACCGATGCACTCCGACATTCCGAAGATTAAGAGCGCAAAGTCGGCGGCATACTTGTCCATAAGAATAACCCAGTAATTACCAGCCTGCACAGATGAGAGAATGCAATGGTTAAGATTCAAAACGATTCCAGCAGTAAATCTCGAGATCTTGAAGAATCTTCATCTATGTTGGATTATTTATCCATAACATTTCATGGTGTAAGGTGGACCTTTTACGTTTCTTATGAACTCTGAGAATCTGATAATCAATCGTCTTCTAAGCTGGTGGAAGTATATTTTTTTAGGACTATGATTGGTATTCACCCTTTAATTTCATAATCTTGACAATCTAATGCATACTCTCGACAATCTAATTCATAAACTGGACAATCTATTTCGTAATCTCTACAAATCAATCTCATAATCTTGACCAGCTTCCAAAGATGAAAGGCAGTAGATGAATTAAGTAGAATCTTATTTTACCCAGAGCCTACCAAGATGGCAGAATTGACAGAGAGGTAATGGAAATGATGTGGTGAAGACGACTTTACCAAGTTACATATTAGGATAAGACTTGACAGAGGTTCTAAAAGGGCTCTCCCAAGTTTTTGACTATGAATAggtgaaattcaaatgaaacagACTGAAAAAATTGCTTGGTATCTCACCTGTGTTACGCATATTAAACCAAGGAAAAATGCAATAATGCAGTATCCTCCCAAAACGaagattttctttttcctcAGATTAAATTCATCAGCAATTGACGTGACTACTGTTTCAACTATACAGAGCTGCAGATTGGGGGGGCATagggagaaaagagaagagaaatatgggtttaaaaatatttacaaaaaaattgatgtgTCGACtggagaaataaaaatcatcattctaatacatgtactttcatttCAAATGTGTCCCTTTTATGAGCAATTTTTATGAATGATCTACTATTTCAATATAGGAAGTCaagatattatttttgtatcattCATTAACCTTTCACATCAcatcaatttcatattctaTATACATTTAGCTCTGCTCCAaccaaaatatgaatgaaatttgATGTTATGTTCCAAATGTTTTCTTCAAACATCCAATCACGTTTAGGCTCAATTACTTTGAATAAAGCATATGATGCACATaagaaaaaatttaaaaaaatctccaGACTTACCTGTGATCCTAAACCAAGGGTGATAAGcataaagaaaaagaggaaagccCAAAGCGGCGAAATTGGTAACCTAGCAACGGCTTCTGGATAAGCGATGAAAGCGAGACCAAACTGTTCGTCGACCACCTCTGAAACTGGTTTTTTAAGTTCGTGAGCCATGTATCCCATGATTGAGAAGATTACGAAACCTGCGAATATGCTGGTGGCGCAGTTTAGTAAAGGTACAATGAGGGCATCCCTAGaatgaacaaaaacaataatcaaaatcaatgatggtattattttaaaatttaatgagataagcaccgaCTTAGATGTCtcgattattcatatattcttttgaattgtgtttttcatttacatccctaaaaatacaataatgcgtccacgaacgactggtatttcacagtttgccaagtacattgtaaacATGCTatatatgcattcaaagtagatatgcaacaaataccttcatagattAACTGTtaattgatgtgctattctagtcacctggtctattcaatttcttcatcctgctatgtaaggcatgcttacgtaatatcttgctttgaaatctgcctatcttaatgaaataaatgaaaggtcatttgaccaaaattatccatgaagtaactacgaactggtatATTACAATATAATAAACACTTGCACTAAAATATGTATGAACGTTTGAGAGTTGAGTCGCCTTGAACTGGCAACCATTCATGTGTGCTTTTAAGAAGAATTTCTGAGAGCTTTGATCTGGGTCACATCAAAAGCAAAGGAATAAACTGATAAATAAAGATATAACATATGAACAGAATGCAACATGACTCTACACTCAAAGAGACTTATTAATCTTGATCGACATGGCATTACACTACCCAAGGTAACCGTATTTCAAGCTTTCTCACCTcctgaatgaaatgaaattgggaCGAGATTGGTGATTAATTCTTACCTCATGCAGTTATTTTTAAAGCGGTTGTAGGATGAAAGCGTGATAAGACCTCCCCATGATGCGCTGAGTGAGAAAAAGATCTGTACAGCAGCATCCTTCCACACCTGTTAGAGGTAACCaaccaagaaaagaaagaaacaaggaTCAACTACCTCACCAATATAGGGCTGTCGACTCAAAAAGGTATTTCACATCACTCTTCTGGTGCTCTCACACAAGGACTTGGGCTGTCTAACAGCAGGATTTCAgaacgtttcatcaacatttgtggCCTGATACGATgacttgtcagatctgacaacttttcctgattggctgagaagtacAAGTGTctgactgttaccatggcagctGTCTGATGAAACGCCCTTTGTTGGATAGAACATGGGAcaggtcctttcatgaaacacagaGCAGGCTGTCATTCAACAGCCATAGACCATTGCTCACCAACTTGGGCCGAGGAGTCAAAATGGACAAGGATCAATGATTGGATATTGCACTAACCTTGGGGTTTTTGAGCAGCTCCCATCGCGGCTTGATAAAAAAGAGAATTCCGTCCATGTGACCGGGTAGAGTCATTCCTCGAACCAGGAGAATTACAAGGACGATGTAGGGGAAGATGGCGGTGAAGTAAACAACCTGACAATGAAAACAAGACGGAAAAGGCATGTGAATGTGATTTCATAAAGGATTATGATATTCATAAAGCAATAATGGCAGCAATAACAGTACCTGAGATGGTGAAATAAATCAACTTTAATAAAACACATTGGGTACAGGATCCTGCATACCACCTAGGGATATAAAGAAGAAATCATTTTGTTATAGCACCATCACTCTATTTCACAACTTTGTATCATATTTTACCTTTAAAATTGGGTGCTTTGCAAATACCATACTGTTATTTGTCGCGTGtctggtattttttttcatgaagttTACACACATCATGTTTTGAAGTGTGAAATCATCAAGATGGTTCCATAGGGAAGAATGGTGAGACTATGGTATAGACACTGTTGGTAGGAGACGATGATGACGTATTGCACCTTTCGCCATGCACCATGGTTTTCAATGGGATGTGACACCCATCAAGCACAGGGGTCCTCAGCAGGGGAGCGACACCGCTCTGTGCCACAAAGGAATTCCAGCTTATCATAATACACCTAATCTACATGTttcatttctttgaaaatagcatTGTTTGATTGAACTGTACTGATTATCAATGTATTGATGTTGTAAAAGGTTTTTCATTCCCTAAACGTTGTCACAATGTTTGGATTCCAGTGCTTGCCAGCAAACAATGTGATATTGCCAATTGGAAgattaaagtacatgtacattaatcaAACTCAAATGAATTAATCGTCAAAGACACAGACATATTTGAAAATGCCATCATTCACAAGCAATTGTCATAGGAATCCTGtgttaataaataattcataatcaGAATAAATCATTACAGGCAGACTTCTGCCAACATAACAGTCATACAAACCGTGTGAAGCACTGAGAGAGATTCCCAGCTGAAACATAAGAGGgaagagaagggggaggggggaataCCCACCTTTCCAGAGGACTTGACGCCCTTGGCGAGAAAAATAAACTCAAGAGTCCAGGCGAGGAGAAGACAGAGGGCCAACTGCCAGATGATGTAACCAAATGATCCCATATCACCAGAGTCGTGCAAAACGCCATGCCTACAAGAAAGCAACAGGGGGTATAAATAAAGACAATTAATTGTGTGACCTCGGACCCCTTCTGTAGACGACCCTTAGGATTTTGTTAATGGGGGATGGGGGGAGTAAGGAAGGGGGAGTGTTTCTTACCTGTAATACTCCTCGCTTGGGCGTCTCCTGAACTCCTGGAGGGGGTCCTCGAAGGACAAGGTGACGTTGCCGTCGAAGGACACGTTGTACTGGCTCCTCTCATCCATGGTCATGTTGGAGACGTTGATGCAGGTGTTGTTATCTGTCATGATGCCGCCGTTCTCCATGCACTCCTCCACGAGCTCGCTGCAGAAGGGCGTGTTCCACTCGTGGTGGCACCCGATCCACGGCAGCGAGGACGTCATGGACTTGAACATGTAGAAGATGGTGTAGGTGATGATGACGTTGTAGTAGATGGCCACCCAGGCTGACACGGCCACCATGCCATACCCAACACCTGCAGTGACAGAAGATAGGGTCAAATACATTACCTAAAGGTCACCTCATGACATGGGAATGCACATGCTGCAGGAGTGTGATAAATATTTCGCCCTATATCAGGACAGTGATAGTATTATCATATTAATTCCTCTTCAAAACATGGCTGCTGACTCCTGCATCACTACTTTTGCTGTGTGGTCATTTGAAAGACATTGTCAGTTTCCCTAAATAAATTGCACTTACAACTGTTCCTGCACTCTGTACTTTCAGTTATGCCAAAGTGACACTCCTACACCACAAGTCCAATTTCAACAAACTGTCACACAAGGGATATGAATTAGATACTGACCTTTCATCAGTGGGGCAGATCTCCATGCGCTGATGGGCCCACTGCTGCTGTACTGACCAAAACACAGCTCCAGGAAGAAAAGAGGCAGACCAGCAAACAGAAGCATCACAATGTATGGAATCAGGAAAGCACctataaagaatgaaaaaaaaaatgaagaaaaaagtcTAAAAATGAGGTTGTGTGATTCAAGTCATTACCATATAAGGAAGCAAATTATGTGGATAGTTTGATGTAAAGTTTTAATGCACTAacactcttttcttttttattttgttctatcAAATCCATTGTTTTCCAATAAATATCTAATCGTCCTAATTTACAACTTACAAGCCTGAATTGTTCCAACTCCTTTTTATATGGAACTTAATACGATGCTAATATTGCATTTATATCTTGGTCTTGTTTAAATCAATTTCGTCTTTTATTCACAGGCATAAGAATTGCACAATGTGCACTTATGAAATCATTCTGCTTCCACGTATCATCCGCAAAATTTTGACTGGGAAAATTGCCCATGGGTTTGTTGCAGAAAAACATCTACATGATGGGCATACTGCTCATGTACACATTGCATAAAGGAATATCATTTCCTGGCCTAACCACCCTTGTAGGCCAGAGAAGCAATGCTACTTGACACAGACAAGATCACCACTAGAATATTAACTACTCTTCCACAATGTTctatacatctacatgtacaggcAAGGTTTGACTATgcagccaccccccccctagcctcttgtcgaggccctgtcagctgctttccgagcgaacatggcaaagcacgagagagagcgaagcagagcgccgcgagacagggcctctggacatctgacccgaatttcaccgactttcttttgttttttattgtttttaccaattcaccgaccaaaaactggtcggtgaaaatcatccaatgagagcgcgagctgctatgacgtcatattaaatattcatgagctcatcttgaatggcgacccttggattcttggcgaagagtgacgacgaaatatcaaagagcactgaatatgcctctaaaacgCTGAATAtcgaccgatttaaggatttgcaagtcgatgaaattaactctgcactgaaaggacgagatgtctttgtgaatctacccacaggatatggaaaaaatgtaatatttcatgcgattccaccggtcgatccggggcgtcgattatcgatctccgctgtgcagtgcagtgagggaagctggggtggagttgctggtagttgactcgagtctgaccagcggctgagcagtatctcccgggaagtttcggggcggtgatgggtctgttacggccagtagtaatagtagtagtagtagtagtaccactacttgtaacattttgctggttatatcccctttagtgtcccgcaattaaatgaatcccctgcagaatagtggactactatatagtattccgaaccttAACCCAAGacgaaacagctctgacatttcattggtttactcggtgaccggtaatgtcatgactcatgtatattcattaggaagacgttcctcatgaatatataattcagttcagatgtcaagaggccctggctcgcgccaggcctaattcgcttcgcgaattaggaaagccctcgcttcgctcgggaagcagccgccagggcctcgacaagaggctacccccccccctctttaccCTCTTAACCAATGTCAACCTCCCTACCCCAATACCGGACAAACAGGCTCTCATGAATGATTTAAAATGTGAAGTCATTCCTTCACTTCACTCTTGCATCAATGCTGTATCTTGTGAAGCAATCAACCAGCCGATATTATGAGTAAAAAGAGGCATCCCTGATGCTACACCGCTGACACACACTCCCTCACACACAATTTCCATCTGACTTCAACATCACCCTTTCATTCTAACCAGGAGCCGTCTTTATATCGTACACCTACGTCATGTCTCATGCCCCGAGGGTGGCAGTACGGTGCTCAAAAGGCATCTCTAAGCCCAAGTGCTCCAATACCCTTGTTTACAACTAGATGCCTAATAAAGCATCTTGCGTCAGAGACACACAAATGTACGCTCTGTCAAGACAGAATTCAACAGGAAGGAGTCTCATCGTGCATTTTGCTAGTCACATGATTTAAACACTTGCGGTGGAAAGCATCTCCAGACAAAATCTAATTTATGTTTAAGTGTGGCAGATGGAAAGAAGGCATATTGTCTACTTTGATCTCTTTCTATAAAGTCATCCTATTCAATCCCAATAAAAACCAtgaaatatatctttaaaaGGCAACTACATGCAAAACCAATTTTAATTCAGAGCACTTTAGAAAAATATACATAGTGTCAATTTTTCTCTGAAGAACATATCCACGTCTACAACCAGTCTACAAAAATGAAACCGAGACACACTTCAGCAAAAAATGCAGGTTCATCTGATACTTCAGTGCACCTCTTTGCACTAAGAACAGTAAATGACCTCTGAAAGGACACAATCTGATAGGGTCATTGAAAGAAAAGACGGTACAGTTAACTGACAAGTACCAGCACGGAGGAATAAATTAAACAAGACATCCTTCAATAATGCCTTGAATTACAAATTCAAACACCCAATTATAAGACAGCAGTCCGTTCTTTGCCGGAAGTCTTATATTACATATTACAGTATTAATTGTTACTGTTACGTGATATGAACCTTAGAAGTTATTTTAAGgtctacatttacatgtataatcattTGCAAGCTCAAACTTAATTTGATATcctgggaaaataaaaatgctGCCCGCATGCTCATATACACTGATGTACATGCACGTATTGTAGAGGTACATTTTCAATCGTTTTGTTTTTCCCAAGTTTCCAAAATTGCTTTTCGAAAATCAGAGCGGACATGTTGCCAATTTTGCTGGGCGAGTCTAAATGATGTTAGCATACCATGACGGAGCAGATGGTGGAAAAGTACTCGGCACTTTGAAAGGTAGTCTTATGATTCAGACTCCCTTCTTAAATCCTAAAAAATCTActtcaattgtttttatttcattaatcaaacACCTCAATAAAAAACATAGGATTGATAAATTGCAGTGCTGTGTTTAAAAGAATCAgagatatataggcctacatgtagatgtatctGGATTATTGGGAATAGGCCCTacatattgttttgtttttgacagcttttaaaaaaaaaattctttcaagGGCATGTAGCAGAATCTGTAGAGTTCACTGATATCTAGACCATCGCCTGGTGTTTCTTGCTTTCTCAGCAACCCTAAACACTCCCCAATACTGCACTATTTAGGTGTACTTAAATTCACT contains:
- the LOC129270932 gene encoding sodium- and chloride-dependent glycine transporter 1-like isoform X2, with protein sequence MLKLNCDSEKGEVTLPLNGVLSNGNVPSDDTSHLANVSKTSKSSKKEDENLERGNWSNHLDFILSCVSYAVGLGNVWRFPYLCYSNGGGAFLIPYIVMLLFAGLPLFFLELCFGQYSSSGPISAWRSAPLMKGVGYGMVAVSAWVAIYYNVIITYTIFYMFKSMTSSLPWIGCHHEWNTPFCSELVEECMENGGIMTDNNTCINVSNMTMDERSQYNVSFDGNVTLSFEDPLQEFRRRPSEEYYRHGVLHDSGDMGSFGYIIWQLALCLLLAWTLEFIFLAKGVKSSGKVVYFTAIFPYIVLVILLVRGMTLPGHMDGILFFIKPRWELLKNPKVWKDAAVQIFFSLSASWGGLITLSSYNRFKNNCMRDALIVPLLNCATSIFAGFVIFSIMGYMAHELKKPVSEVVDEQFGLAFIAYPEAVARLPISPLWAFLFFFMLITLGLGSQLCIVETVVTSIADEFNLRKKKIFVLGGYCIIAFFLGLICVTQAGNYWVILMDKYAADFALLIFGMSECIGLGWVYGVKNFTNDIRSMLGDRIVDNVFFNWWKLNWCFLTPAVLSFVMLFSWISWEPPMATETYPFPDWAHALGWLLILSVIMWIPLYWIYAFIKAKGDTFRERLRAMATPTDSWGPMVMSNRQHAWDVHTRNGTSMGGQLHLDDVKSSPGPSAVYVPTATTDSV
- the LOC129270932 gene encoding sodium- and chloride-dependent glycine transporter 1-like isoform X1, coding for MWTHLKQEDEIELAVQEQELDQEQEQDEEQGEQEGEVTLPLNGVLSNGNVPSDDTSHLANVSKTSKSSKKEDENLERGNWSNHLDFILSCVSYAVGLGNVWRFPYLCYSNGGGAFLIPYIVMLLFAGLPLFFLELCFGQYSSSGPISAWRSAPLMKGVGYGMVAVSAWVAIYYNVIITYTIFYMFKSMTSSLPWIGCHHEWNTPFCSELVEECMENGGIMTDNNTCINVSNMTMDERSQYNVSFDGNVTLSFEDPLQEFRRRPSEEYYRHGVLHDSGDMGSFGYIIWQLALCLLLAWTLEFIFLAKGVKSSGKVVYFTAIFPYIVLVILLVRGMTLPGHMDGILFFIKPRWELLKNPKVWKDAAVQIFFSLSASWGGLITLSSYNRFKNNCMRDALIVPLLNCATSIFAGFVIFSIMGYMAHELKKPVSEVVDEQFGLAFIAYPEAVARLPISPLWAFLFFFMLITLGLGSQLCIVETVVTSIADEFNLRKKKIFVLGGYCIIAFFLGLICVTQAGNYWVILMDKYAADFALLIFGMSECIGLGWVYGVKNFTNDIRSMLGDRIVDNVFFNWWKLNWCFLTPAVLSFVMLFSWISWEPPMATETYPFPDWAHALGWLLILSVIMWIPLYWIYAFIKAKGDTFRERLRAMATPTDSWGPMVMSNRQHAWDVHTRNGTSMGGQLHLDDVKSSPGPSAVYVPTATTDSV